In one window of Thermoplasma sp. Kam2015 DNA:
- a CDS encoding metalloregulator ArsR/SmtB family transcription factor, with protein sequence MIYEDILGTTKTTILESLNVQDRSIDDLSNLLKINKTAVKEHLEYLEMRGYVTSYFQSGGAGRPKKYYKLTEKGISLFPKRYIDFAKLLLDETERVVGTQRMNEILERIASRMISDTGWLAEDLHDKPREEKIKKIQEYVSMLNILGYNATLDIYSDRVIISRHNCIFYDLAKTNNRIICNSLGKELIVQSLNADFEITEKISSGSNKCVIEVKL encoded by the coding sequence ATGATATATGAGGACATCCTGGGCACAACGAAGACGACCATACTTGAGAGCCTTAACGTCCAGGATAGGAGCATTGACGACCTTTCAAACCTTCTCAAGATCAATAAAACCGCTGTGAAGGAGCACCTGGAATACCTGGAAATGCGTGGTTACGTGACATCATATTTTCAGAGCGGCGGTGCGGGAAGACCGAAGAAATATTATAAGCTTACAGAGAAAGGTATATCGCTGTTCCCTAAAAGATACATAGATTTTGCAAAGCTGCTGCTTGACGAAACGGAAAGAGTTGTGGGTACGCAGAGAATGAACGAGATACTCGAGAGAATTGCGTCTAGAATGATCTCCGATACCGGCTGGCTTGCCGAAGACCTGCATGACAAACCAAGGGAGGAGAAAATAAAGAAGATCCAGGAATACGTATCGATGCTCAACATACTTGGATACAACGCAACGCTCGACATATACAGTGACAGGGTTATTATATCAAGGCATAACTGCATATTCTACGATCTAGCGAAGACAAACAACAGGATCATATGCAATTCACTCGGAAAGGAACTCATAGTGCAGTCCCTGAACGCCGACTTCGAAATAACCGAGAAGATAAGCAGCGGTTCCAACAAGTGTGTGATAGAGGTGAAGTTGTGA
- the sufC gene encoding Fe-S cluster assembly ATPase SufC — protein sequence MILEIKNLSASVEDKPILKNVNLKIGGGEIHALMGPNGAGKSTLGNVLIGHPDYKITGGQIILDGKDITYATPEERARAGLFLAFQSPVAVEGVRISTFLRIAYSHLHPDEKIVIADFNRRIKEAMKTVGLDESFISRSVNDGFSGGERKRFEILQMLILKPKMIVLDEIDSGLDVDALRMVAEQLKKYFSKDVGYLIITHYQRILKDIEPHFVHVLVNGTIAMDGDRTLSDKIEENGYDWLKEVA from the coding sequence ATGATACTAGAGATCAAAAACCTTTCAGCATCAGTTGAAGATAAGCCCATTCTGAAGAACGTCAATCTGAAGATAGGGGGCGGTGAAATACACGCGCTTATGGGCCCAAATGGTGCAGGCAAGAGTACACTGGGCAACGTGCTCATAGGCCATCCGGATTACAAGATCACCGGTGGTCAGATAATACTTGACGGAAAAGATATAACGTATGCTACGCCCGAGGAGAGGGCGAGGGCTGGCCTGTTTCTTGCCTTCCAGAGTCCGGTTGCCGTTGAGGGTGTCAGGATTTCCACATTTCTGAGGATAGCCTACAGCCATCTTCATCCAGACGAGAAGATCGTCATCGCGGACTTCAACAGGAGGATCAAGGAGGCCATGAAGACGGTGGGTCTGGACGAGAGCTTCATATCGAGATCCGTAAACGACGGTTTTTCTGGCGGAGAGCGTAAGCGGTTCGAGATACTTCAGATGCTCATCCTGAAACCCAAGATGATAGTGCTGGATGAGATCGATTCCGGACTCGATGTCGATGCCCTCAGGATGGTTGCCGAACAGCTGAAGAAGTACTTCAGCAAGGATGTGGGATATCTTATAATAACGCATTATCAGAGGATACTGAAGGATATTGAGCCGCACTTTGTGCATGTGCTGGTGAACGGCACAATCGCCATGGACGGTGATAGAACGCTATCCGATAAGATTGAGGAGAATGGTTATGACTGGTTGAAGGAGGTGGCATAA